In Equus caballus isolate H_3958 breed thoroughbred chromosome 25, TB-T2T, whole genome shotgun sequence, one DNA window encodes the following:
- the OR13D2G gene encoding olfactory receptor family 13 subfamily D member 2G (The RefSeq protein has 1 substitution compared to this genomic sequence), with amino-acid sequence MERTNWTDIEFILQGLSEYPSAEKLLFVMCSVTYLVILLGNSTLITLTLLDSRLHTPMYFFLGNLSFLDICYTSSYIPTLLIHLLSEKKTISFTRCVVQMSVSFTMASTECVLLAVMAYDRYVAICNPLRYPIIMSRALCIQMASLSWGLGFLNSLTQTILAVRLPFCGKNVINHFVCEILAFIKLACADISLNEITLMLGNVIFLFSPLLLICISYIFILSTVLRINSAEGRKKAFSTCSAHLTVVTVFYGTILFMYMKPKSKDSTFDKLIALFYGVVTPMLNPIIYSLRNTEVHGAMRKLMTRYWFWRKG; translated from the coding sequence atggaaaGGACCAACTGGACAGACATTGAGTTCATTCTGCAGGGACTTTCTGAGTACCCTAGTGCTGAAAAGCTCCTTTTTGTGATGTGTTCAGTGACGTATCTTGTCATCCTCCTGGGGAACAGCACCTTGATCACCCTAACTCTCCTGGATTCCcgcctccacacacccatgtacttcttccttggTAATCTTTCCTTCCTAGACATTTGCTACACATCCTCTTATATCCCCACGTTGCTGATACACTTGCTATCTGAGAAAAAAACCATCTCCTTCACTAGATGTGTTGTTCAGATGTCTGTCTCCTTCACAATGGCATCCACAGAGTGTGTGCTCCTAGCAGTGATGGCATATGACCgttatgtggccatctgcaacccTCTGAGATACCCCATCATCATGAGCAGGGCCCTTTGCATTCAAATGGCATCTCTCTCATGGAGATTGGGCTTTCTCAACTCATTGACACAAACTATTCTTGCAGTACGGTTGCCTTTCTGTGGAAAAAACGTCATTAATCATTTTGTTTGTGAGATATTGGCCTTTATCAAGCTGGCATGTGCAGATATTTCCTTGAATGAGATTACTCTAATGTTGggaaatgtaatatttttgttttctccattacTGTTGATTTGTATCTCCTACATTTTCATCCTTTCTACCGTGCTACGAATCaattcagcagaaggaagaaaaaaggcctTTTCAACCTGCTCAGCCCACCTAACAGTGGTGACTGTGTTTTATGGGACAATCCTCTTCATGTATATGAAGCCAAAGTCCAAAGACTCCACTTTCGACAAATTGATTGCCCTGTTCTATGGAGTAGTCACGCCCATGCTCAATCCTATCATCTATAGCCTGAGGAATACGGAGGTGCACGGAGCTATGAGAAAATTGATGACTAGATACTGGTTCTGGAGGAAAGGATGA
- the OR13F1D gene encoding olfactory receptor 13F1 → MYTFIHYYRRTRRNKMVKTNVTVISNFIFLGFSYYPKVEIAVFVLCLLMYLITLLGNMILISITILDSRLHTPMYFFLSNLSILDIWYTSSALTPMLVNFVSGKNTISFSGCATQMYFSLAMGSTECVLLSMMAYDRYVAICNPLRYPIIMNKRVCVQIAAGTWVTGCLTALVETMSVLHQSLCGNSIINHFTCEILAVLKLVCSDTSKVQLIMLVISILLLPMPMLLICLSYAFILSNILRIGSVDGRSKAFSTCAAHLTVVILFYGTALSMYLKPSAVDSQEIDKFMAFVYAGLTPMLNPIIYSLRNKEVKAAVKKLLIRHPLRALLIPSSK, encoded by the coding sequence atGTATACTTTTATTCACTACTacagaagaacaagaaggaaCAAAATGGTCAAGACAAATGTTACagtcatttcaaattttatttttctgggattTTCCTACTACCCCAAAGTGGAAATAGCCGTATTTGTGCTGTGCTTGCTGATGTACTTGATCACCTTGCTGGGTAATATGATTCTGATCTCCATCACCATCCTGGATTCCCGCctacacacacccatgtacttcttcctcagcaACCTCTCCATTCTGGACATCTGGTACACCTCTTCTGCTCTCACTCCAATGCTGGTAAACTTTGTTTCAGGGAAAAACACCATCTCATTCTCAGGATGTGCTACTCAGATGTACTTCTCTCTGGCCATGGGCTCCACTGAGTGTGTGCTCCTGTCCATGATGGCATATGACAGGTATGTTGCCATCTGCAACCCCCTGAGATACCCCATCATCATGAACAAGAGGGTTTGTGTGCAGATTGCAGCTGGCACCTGGGTGACAGGCTGCCTCACTGCCCTTGTGGAAACTATGTCTGTGCTGCATCAGTCTCTCTGTGGAAACAGCATCATCAATCATTTCACTTGTGAAATTCTGGCTGTCTTGAAACTAGTTTGTTCAGACACTTCCAAGGTGCAGTTAATCATGCTGGTGATCAGCATACTTCTTCTTCCTATGCCGATGCTCCTCATTTGTCTCTCTTATGCATTCATTCTGTCCAACATCCTAAGAATTGGTTCAGTGGATGGTCGAAGCAAAGCCTTTTCAACGTGTGCAGCCCACCTGACTGTGGTGATTTTGTTCTATGGGACAGCTCTCTCCATGTACCTGAAGCCCTCGGCTGTAGATTCACAGGAAATAGACAAATTTATGGCTTTTGTATACGCCGGATTAACCCCCATGTTGAATCCTATCATTTATAGTCTACGTAACAAAGAGGTGAAAGCGGCTGTGAAAAAATTACTGATTAGGCACCCTCTTCGTGCTCTCTTAATCCCTAGTAGCAAATAa